The window GAGAAGCCCTTCATTCCAAAACCGCCTCACGACTGCTGAAACTAAAATCTCCCTGTCCGGTCTCATCGCAGCTCCGTCCCGCACTGGCGGAGGAGGGCGAGGGGCTGGGAGCTCGATTTCGCCCCGATCTCTGTGGCTCCCTGTGATCTGTCTGCTTGGTGCTTCTGCCGCGTTCCTATCTGCTCCCGGGATCAGAAACAAGAAAGCAGCTCTCCGGCTTATCAAGTAGAATGAATATTGTTGCTTAGCTTGCACTGATTGTCAGTGATGCCTCTTCTGCCTGCGGGTCTCCCCTCCCTGCTGGATCAGCGGTTCATGCCGAACGCCTTCACCCCTCGAACTGTACGTACCCCATCCAGAGAGCTGGCGAGCAGCTCTTGTCTCGCTTCTGGTTCCACACGCACAGAGGTGAAGAGGCCAGCAGCTCTCacccagaaatgtttttttttgtgcgtgTGTTGCACAAAACGGAGGAGGCACAGACACAGAAGGGGGTCATCCCAACGCAGGCCTGTGAAGAGCTGTGCGGGTCAGGGACTGGCGTGcgtctgtgtgcttgtgtgtcagtgtgtgagcgaGTGAGggatgtgtgcgagtgtgtcagTGCGAGAGTCAGTGaccccctgtgtgtgtgtgccttgtgcACGTGGGATTTCCGGATTTCAAGTTAGACGTGTTGTGATTTCGCTGGATCGCGGCAGACACTAACCAGAGTCTTGCGTCTCTCCCTGGCAGGGCCGGAGAGCGAGAGAGGCCGCCCAGCGCCGTTCTTCCGCCAGCATGCCGGGCCCCTGCCCTTCCCCCCCACGTCCCCGCCCCCATCCCCGCCTGGTGCTGCCCCCAGCCACACTccttcccctcctcctcctcgccctCACCCAGCTCAGCGGTGCCAGCGAGCCCCCGAGCGCCGGGGCCAGCGGCACGGCCAACTGCTCGGGCAGCTCCGTCTGCTCTGAGGGCGTGGTGCTGCCCATCTGGAACCCCCAGAACCCCTCGGTGGGCGACAAGGTGGCGCGGGCCATCGTGTACTTCGTGGCGCTCATCTACATGTTCCTGGGCATGTCCATCATCGCCGACCGCTTCATGTCCTCCATCGAGGTCATCACCTCGCAGGAGAAGGAGATCACCATCAAGAAGCCCAACGGGGagaccaccaccaccaccgtgCGCATCTGGAACGAGACCGTCTCCAACCTGACCCTCATGGCACTGGGCTCCTCCGCCCCCGAGATCCTGCTCTCCGTCATCGAGGTGTGCGGGCACAAGTTCCACGCCGGCGACCTGGGCCCCAGCACCATCGTGGGCAGCGCCGCCTTCAACATGTTCGTGATCATCGCCATCTGCGTCTACGTGGTGCCCGAGGGCGAGACCCGCAAGATCAAGCACCTGCGCGTCTTCTTCGTGACGGCCGCCTGGAGCATCTTCGCCTACATCTGGCTCTACCTCATCCTGGCCGTCGTCTCGCCGGGCGTGGTGGAGGTCTGGGAGGCCGTGCTGACCTTCCTGTTCTTCCCGCTCTGCGTGGTGCAGGCCTGGATCGCCGACCGCCGCCTGCTCTTCTACAAGTACGTGCAGAAGCGCTACCGCGCCGACAAGCACCGCGGCATCATCATCGAGACGGAGGGggacggcggcggcggcggcggcgggggccccTTCACCAAGATGGACCTGGAGATGGACGGGCGGGCGGTCAACTCGCACCACAAGGAGGCGCTGGACGGCATGCTGGGCCCGGCGGAGGAGGGCGGCGGGGGCCGGGACCAGGAGGACGAGGCGCGGCGGGACATGGCGCGCACCCTGAAGGAGCTGAAGCAGAAGCACCCGGAGAAGGACATGGAGCAGCTGATCGAGATGGCCAACTACCAGGTGCTGGTCCAGCAGCAGAAGAGCCGGGCCTTCTACCGCATCCAGGCCACCAGGATGATGATCGGCGCCGGCAACATCCTGAAGAAGCACGCGGCCGACCAGGCGCGGAAGGTGGTGAGCTGCCACGAGGCGCGCGCCGACGAGGACGACCTGCAGACCATCCGCGTGCAGTTCGAGCCCTCGCACTACCAGTGCTTCGAGAACTGCGGCTCGCTCACGCTGGCCGTGGCGCGGCGCGGCGGCGACGACGGCTGCACGGTGAAGGTGGACTACCGCACGGAGGACGGCACCGCCAACGCCGGCTCGGACTACGAGTTCGCCGAGGGCACCCTGGTCTTCAAGCCCGGCGAGACGCTCAAGGAGCTGACGGTGGGCATCATCGACGACGACATCTTCGAGGAGGACGAGTACTTCCACGTCCACCTCAGCAACGTGCGGGTGGTGTGGCCGGACGGCGGCCCGGAGCCCGgcgccccgccgccgccgcccaaGGCCGCCCTGGGCGCCGCCCACAGCGCCACCGTCACCATCTTCGACGACGACCACGCCGGCATCTTCACCTTCGAGAGCGAGGGCACGCGGGTGAGCGAGAGCGTGGGCACCATGCAGGTGAAGGTCCAGCGCACCTCGGGCGCCCGCGGCACCGTGGTGGTGCCGTACCGCACCGTCGAGGGCACGGCCAAGGGCGGGGAGGACTACGAGGAGGCCGCCGGCAAGCTGGAGTTCCTCAACGACGAGACCATGTGAGTACGCCCGTCCTGGGAGGACGCCGCGCCCGTTATCGGGGTGCTTTTTCTGGGGGGTTGACAGAGGCTGGAGCAGCTCAGAAGAACAGGGGCGGGGAGGGATAGCCTTTGACTGATTTAAGGTGGGGGGGGTCCAATCGGAATCCCATTGCATCGCAGCACGGTCCGCTCCTGGTTTCACAGTGTCGTCTGTGCAGCATCTTTAAAGCCTGAAGCAGATTGGGTTGCTACGGAAGGGGAGCCTGAAGGATGGGCTGCAGTGCCCCAGGGTTTTGGGGGCCTGTGAAAGCTGCACACTGCtgggaggggtgggggggggcgcggccggggcagagagagagaaagggctTGCAGGCGGTCGCTCGTGAACACGGGGGTCAGGGGGTTCGTCAGGAGGGAGAAAGGAGGAAGGAGGAGATTCCAGAAACTGCTCCGCAGGTTCGGTCGATATTCCCCCGCAGGAGTGGAGATGGCTGTGCTGGAATTCTTAAGCAGGCTGTGTCCTTGCGGTCGATATCCCATCGGCAGGCGGGGGGAGCGATTAGCCTTGCCTGTCTCGGCCGTGagagggaggtggggggggCACTGTGTGAACGCCTGAGCAAATCCTGATTGCATTTCATTTCTTCTGGAAGAAAGTAGTGGCTGTGTCTGCCTGCTGCTGGCCGGCTCAGTCAtgggcagggggagagagaccAGGCAGTGGAGCAttctggggggtgggggggaggtaGAGAATATTGCTTGCTGGTATTTGTAGTTCCATGAGAAAGCAATGCCCTTAGGGAAAGATTTTAACTGGCCCCGCTTTGACCAGAAAGATTACTAACGGGAGAGAGGCTTTTTGGAAGAGTCTCAGCAGTAGGGCTAGGCAGCCAGTTCCACGCTCCCACAGCTCTGGGTGTAAAGACGCGTTTCCCAGTTTCGTTCCTAAATGCCCTCCTTTCATTGCGACCTCGGCCCCGCTCGTGATTTAGAGAGACCGGTCGgcgttgctgccttgcagcgctggggccctgagcTTCAtcacctggggtgctgtccgtGTGGAGTCCGTACGTTCGCCCCGTGTTTGAGtgggtctcctcccacagtccagagacacgCTGGTgagttaatgggcttctgggaaaaccggccctggtgtgagcgtgtgtgtttgtgtgtgtcctgccttgtgcccgttccttgccaggataggctccagctccccggTGACCCTGCACTGGATGAAGTGGGTTAGAAAgctgatggatggatggaaaccTAGATTGTTGTTGTCCAGGTGTTACAGTCCTGACAGTCCTACTGCACAATTTCATCCTCTTCCTTCTCTCTTCCACTGCCTGTCTCGCTCCTGTTCCTGCCTCTACATTCGACGTGCGTTGCTGCCATTGACACACTGAACACGTCTCTTACACCCTACTGAGCAGAATGATCGCCGCTCTTTAACGCcgccctgcccccccccccccccttccaaAGGGCTCAGGATCGCTTTGTCTATTTTTAGAAGTCTCTTACCAAGCTAATCTCCCGTGCCACCTCAGAGCTGGAGATAAGACTGCAGCAGTCACAGCGCTGGCCTCCGAAGCCCCTAGCGTCACCCAGGTTCCCTGCCCGGCCTCAGTTCTCAGTCATCCCCAGCTCTTACTGTATGGAAACAGCAAAGACGTGTTGGTTCCCCGCGTGCTCGTGATCTGGGAACCCGGATCCGTGCGCCGGCACCAGCCCGAACGGCCTTCTGCCTTCTCGCAGGCCTTGGAACCCCCCGTCCCCCGCGCGGAGTCTGGAGCCCCGGGCCGCACGAGCCAGTGGCTGTGGGGGAGTGCACCACGATCCCGGAGCatagcagtctgatccactccgggttttatgGGGTGCCCAGCAGGCTCCTGTTACACGACGGCCTGGGCCTTTCCAGATTCTACGACCCGCGGGGCCACTGGACATGTTGTGCTGATAAAGAGGCAGAAAAGTAcatattttgcacatttttcatGTTAAAATGAGTCTCGTATTCTGAAGGTATAGGTACATTACACTATACCTTCTACATTAATGCCTACATACGGACA is drawn from Lepisosteus oculatus isolate fLepOcu1 chromosome 18, fLepOcu1.hap2, whole genome shotgun sequence and contains these coding sequences:
- the slc8a4a gene encoding solute carrier family 8 member 4a, yielding MPGPCPSPPRPRPHPRLVLPPATLLPLLLLALTQLSGASEPPSAGASGTANCSGSSVCSEGVVLPIWNPQNPSVGDKVARAIVYFVALIYMFLGMSIIADRFMSSIEVITSQEKEITIKKPNGETTTTTVRIWNETVSNLTLMALGSSAPEILLSVIEVCGHKFHAGDLGPSTIVGSAAFNMFVIIAICVYVVPEGETRKIKHLRVFFVTAAWSIFAYIWLYLILAVVSPGVVEVWEAVLTFLFFPLCVVQAWIADRRLLFYKYVQKRYRADKHRGIIIETEGDGGGGGGGGPFTKMDLEMDGRAVNSHHKEALDGMLGPAEEGGGGRDQEDEARRDMARTLKELKQKHPEKDMEQLIEMANYQVLVQQQKSRAFYRIQATRMMIGAGNILKKHAADQARKVVSCHEARADEDDLQTIRVQFEPSHYQCFENCGSLTLAVARRGGDDGCTVKVDYRTEDGTANAGSDYEFAEGTLVFKPGETLKELTVGIIDDDIFEEDEYFHVHLSNVRVVWPDGGPEPGAPPPPPKAALGAAHSATVTIFDDDHAGIFTFESEGTRVSESVGTMQVKVQRTSGARGTVVVPYRTVEGTAKGGEDYEEAAGKLEFLNDETMKVIEVKIIDDEEYEKNKTFTIELGEPVLVEIGQKHGDSNENRPAVGVEEEEVAKMGCPSLGEHTRLEVIIEESYEFKSTVDKLIKKTNLALVVGSSSWREQFVSAVTVSAGDDDEEESGEERLPSCFDYIMHFLTVFWKVLFAFVPPTEYWNGWACFLVSISLIGVLTAVTGDLASHFGCTVGLKDSVTAVVFVALGTSVPDTFASKVAAIQDQYADASIGNVTGSNAVNVFLGIGVAWTIAAVYWRAQGKDFRVDPGSLAFTVTLFTIFAFVNVTVLMYRRRASVAGGELGGPRTAKLLTTLLFLFLWLLYILLASLEAYCHIQGF